A single region of the Chryseobacterium sp. 6424 genome encodes:
- a CDS encoding endonuclease: MKKLTILFLSFVFSITLAQAPANYYTGTDGLTGAQLKTRLYQIISSGASDMGYDGLYSAYPSTDTDKYYENDGSVLDIYSEKPTGTDPYTYRHGQKKCGNYGAEGDCYNREHIVPQSLFNSKRPMVSDLHHVRPTDGKVNGMRSNYPFGMVNNPSFTSKNGTKVGPSASPGYSGTVCEPIDEFKGDVARMILYFVTRYETQLSSFSTGNILGGSAYPGLQTWERDVLLAWHAQDPVSPLEIDRNNATFAIQKNRNPFIDRPDWVQQIWGGTPIIDNQAPTAPSNLQVTSTSTAFATLSWSASTDNVAVTYYKIYVNGVFHSNSVNTTATVSGLSQGTTYSFYVTAVDAAGNTSAASNTVTTTTLTDNQAPTAPTNLAVTSVGSNSISIQWSAATDNYEVTSYDIYVNGELQGSTNTTSTNVSNLNPATTYTIYVLAKDAAGNVSPASNTITATTNAIGINCGDENFDNIPAASSNYSTYNWTSKGISWTSEDSRTDQTINGPAITIRNGFLTALSVPNGIGNLTVTTQLKYSGSPGTLKILVNGEDTGKTVPYSSQVTTTTVTGINISGTVEITLQNTSTDNRVAIDDMKWTCYATASVKENGDSTTFTIYPNPVKNGELYVRGARLADMESAQIFDFSGKMVQSVSKPFKNGSVIKLNNLPKGIYILKVGQQNAKFIVQ, from the coding sequence ATGAAGAAACTAACTATTCTTTTCCTGAGTTTCGTATTTTCGATAACACTGGCACAGGCACCAGCAAATTATTACACCGGAACTGATGGCCTTACCGGCGCACAATTAAAAACCAGACTCTACCAGATTATTTCTTCCGGTGCTTCGGACATGGGCTATGATGGCCTTTATAGCGCTTACCCAAGTACTGATACAGATAAATATTACGAAAATGACGGTAGTGTATTGGACATTTATTCTGAAAAACCTACCGGTACAGACCCTTATACATACCGCCACGGACAGAAAAAATGCGGAAACTACGGTGCAGAAGGCGACTGCTATAACCGCGAACACATTGTGCCACAGAGTCTTTTTAATTCTAAGCGTCCAATGGTTTCGGACCTTCATCATGTAAGGCCAACGGATGGTAAAGTGAATGGCATGCGCAGCAACTACCCGTTCGGTATGGTAAACAATCCGTCTTTCACTTCAAAGAACGGTACCAAGGTAGGCCCCAGTGCCTCACCCGGATACAGCGGCACAGTTTGTGAACCCATTGATGAGTTTAAAGGAGATGTGGCCCGGATGATACTCTATTTTGTCACAAGATACGAAACACAACTAAGCAGTTTCTCTACTGGTAATATTCTTGGAGGATCGGCTTATCCAGGATTACAGACCTGGGAACGCGATGTCTTGCTGGCGTGGCATGCACAAGATCCGGTTTCACCATTAGAAATCGACCGGAATAACGCAACGTTTGCTATCCAGAAAAACAGAAATCCCTTTATTGACAGACCAGATTGGGTACAGCAGATTTGGGGAGGAACACCCATTATTGACAATCAGGCCCCAACAGCTCCTTCAAATCTTCAGGTAACCAGTACAAGTACTGCGTTTGCAACCCTATCCTGGAGTGCCTCTACAGACAATGTAGCGGTGACTTACTACAAAATTTATGTGAACGGAGTCTTTCACAGCAATTCAGTTAATACAACGGCTACAGTATCCGGTTTATCCCAGGGGACGACCTATAGCTTCTACGTCACCGCCGTGGATGCCGCTGGCAATACATCTGCAGCGAGTAATACGGTAACTACAACTACACTTACGGATAATCAGGCACCTACAGCGCCAACCAATCTCGCCGTAACCTCTGTAGGAAGTAACAGTATTTCTATACAATGGAGTGCCGCAACAGATAATTACGAAGTGACTTCCTATGATATTTATGTAAACGGGGAACTTCAGGGTTCCACCAATACAACAAGCACCAACGTTTCTAACCTTAATCCCGCTACCACTTATACTATATATGTTTTAGCAAAAGATGCAGCAGGTAATGTATCACCTGCAAGTAACACCATCACGGCGACTACCAATGCTATCGGTATTAACTGTGGTGATGAAAACTTCGATAACATACCCGCAGCTTCCTCTAACTACTCCACTTATAACTGGACCAGCAAAGGAATCTCTTGGACTTCAGAAGACTCGCGCACCGACCAAACGATAAACGGACCTGCAATTACGATCCGCAACGGCTTCCTCACCGCACTTTCAGTTCCCAATGGAATCGGTAATCTAACGGTGACAACACAACTTAAATATTCTGGCTCCCCAGGCACGCTAAAAATCTTAGTGAATGGTGAAGATACAGGCAAAACAGTTCCTTATTCTAGTCAAGTGACAACAACCACAGTAACAGGCATTAACATCTCCGGCACCGTCGAAATCACGCTACAGAATACCAGCACAGACAACCGCGTAGCCATTGATGATATGAAGTGGACCTGCTATGCAACCGCTAGCGTGAAAGAAAATGGTGACTCAACAACATTTACCATATATCCGAACCCAGTAAAAAATGGCGAACTGTATGTACGTGGCGCCAGACTTGCCGATATGGAATCTGCACAGATTTTCGACTTCAGTGGCAAAATGGTTCAGTCGGTTTCAAAACCTTTCAAAAACGGTTCGGTTATCAAACTCAATAACTTACCGAAAGGCATTTACATCCTGAAAGTTGGGCAGCAAAACGCTAAATTTATCGTACAGTAA
- a CDS encoding shikimate dehydrogenase family protein → MEHTKLGLIGRNISYSFSKKYFENKFRQLMLQDFDYHIYDCEDLAQAQTLLNNSQILGLNVTIPYKEKILPYLDELSEEARETGAVNCILLKDGLKKGFNTDVYGFEKTLALHRKAHHQSAIILGDGGAAKAVQYVCRKLQIPFSTYSRRGDLRLQDLDAHSVASHEIIIQCTPVGTFPNVDDCLEFAFDALTCNHLVIDLIYNPSETKFLRKAAEKGAKTVNGLYMLEQQAEKAWEIWNFQKK, encoded by the coding sequence ATGGAACACACCAAGCTAGGCCTTATTGGCCGAAATATCTCCTACTCTTTTTCAAAAAAATATTTCGAGAACAAATTCCGGCAACTGATGCTGCAAGACTTTGATTATCATATCTATGATTGTGAAGACCTTGCACAGGCCCAAACGTTGCTGAATAATTCGCAGATCTTAGGATTAAATGTAACCATTCCGTACAAAGAAAAAATCCTCCCTTACCTTGATGAACTCAGTGAGGAAGCGCGCGAGACTGGCGCGGTAAACTGTATTTTACTGAAAGATGGTTTAAAAAAAGGCTTCAATACCGATGTGTATGGCTTCGAAAAGACGCTCGCACTTCATCGGAAAGCGCATCACCAAAGCGCCATCATCCTCGGTGATGGCGGCGCGGCGAAAGCCGTGCAGTATGTATGTAGAAAGTTACAGATTCCATTCAGCACCTATTCGCGGCGCGGCGATTTGCGACTTCAGGATCTTGATGCACACTCTGTAGCGTCCCACGAGATCATCATCCAATGTACGCCGGTAGGCACTTTCCCAAATGTGGATGACTGCCTGGAGTTTGCGTTCGATGCGCTTACCTGTAACCATCTGGTTATTGACCTGATCTATAACCCCAGCGAAACAAAATTCCTACGGAAAGCAGCCGAAAAAGGCGCTAAAACCGTAAACGGACTGTATATGCTAGAGCAGCAGGCAGAAAAAGCCTGGGAAATTTGGAATTTTCAAAAAAAATAA
- a CDS encoding DUF349 domain-containing protein, producing MITEDPISDQNGEKPLEKVSHNPAENTQSSAEAAFDGQGAYTTGNEPTETDAQDNGNTGPDTSESTESNSVEVNDTATEEQLPTEDFAVIDQHEDTPEHEDDASDKIATLTLPELLNEMEDISRKDDAGSFQKRFSQLKEQATKLIHADTEEQKSKFLAEGNAAEDFSYQHPEQARFSTTSNLFREKNEAYTKKQEEIQQKNLEERQNIIERLKNLYTNTEAGTNLFKAIREIKEAWKNAGQVAKSEFKLLNNNYFHHLNQFYQMLDMNKEYMEQEYAHNLEKRQHIIERAKELETEPAVQKALNELQYLHKLWKEEAEPVAEEFREKTWEEFKEISNRIHDRKAELSAQIDVEQQENLEKKNKIIEEIKKIAAPEKEANHSYWQNAIRRIEELRSDFLKIGSVPRRVSNQNWNDFKLHLKNFNTAKNEFYKSLKNSQQANLEQKLKLIQTAKDNSTSEDWDVTVPLFKKLQEDWKKVGHVPKNMTNRVWDEFRDACNTFFNNYREKNNTSGDNWKENYKQKKALLDELKEITNEEGSVERIEQIKNNWNSIGKVPREKLSINTEFNKTLREKLKLNKIHEYDLKEEGLSENQLTDKARKIKNQIADIEAEIVKMENNLGFFTNPTRENPLLKETYEKIDEKKAQLESMRQSLHNILVGENQ from the coding sequence ATGATTACAGAAGATCCAATCTCTGACCAGAATGGGGAGAAACCACTAGAAAAAGTTTCGCACAATCCCGCAGAAAACACCCAAAGTTCCGCTGAAGCCGCTTTCGACGGGCAAGGCGCCTATACTACCGGCAACGAACCAACAGAAACTGATGCGCAGGACAACGGAAATACAGGTCCTGATACTTCAGAAAGTACTGAGAGTAATTCAGTTGAAGTAAACGATACCGCCACAGAAGAACAACTGCCGACGGAAGACTTTGCAGTAATAGATCAGCACGAGGACACACCGGAACACGAAGACGATGCTTCTGATAAAATAGCCACACTTACCCTCCCGGAACTGCTGAACGAGATGGAAGACATCAGCCGGAAAGATGATGCCGGCAGCTTTCAAAAACGTTTTTCCCAACTCAAGGAGCAAGCCACGAAACTCATTCACGCGGATACTGAAGAGCAGAAAAGCAAATTTTTAGCAGAAGGAAATGCTGCTGAAGACTTCAGTTACCAGCATCCGGAACAAGCCAGATTTTCGACAACATCCAACCTCTTCCGCGAAAAAAACGAGGCCTATACCAAAAAACAGGAAGAAATTCAGCAGAAAAACCTCGAAGAGCGACAAAACATCATTGAAAGACTTAAGAACCTCTATACAAATACCGAAGCCGGCACCAATCTTTTCAAAGCCATCCGCGAGATAAAAGAAGCCTGGAAAAATGCGGGACAGGTGGCAAAATCTGAATTCAAGTTGTTAAACAACAACTATTTTCATCACCTGAACCAGTTCTATCAAATGCTCGACATGAACAAAGAGTACATGGAGCAGGAATATGCACACAATCTGGAAAAACGCCAGCATATTATCGAACGCGCCAAAGAACTTGAAACCGAGCCGGCCGTACAAAAGGCATTGAATGAACTTCAATACCTCCATAAACTCTGGAAAGAAGAAGCCGAGCCTGTGGCAGAAGAATTCCGTGAGAAAACCTGGGAAGAATTCAAGGAAATCTCTAACAGAATACATGACAGAAAAGCAGAGCTTTCCGCACAGATTGATGTAGAACAGCAGGAAAACCTCGAAAAGAAAAATAAAATCATCGAGGAAATCAAAAAAATTGCTGCGCCTGAAAAAGAGGCCAACCATTCTTACTGGCAAAACGCCATCCGCCGCATCGAAGAACTCAGAAGTGATTTCCTGAAAATCGGCAGCGTCCCACGTCGTGTCTCTAACCAGAACTGGAATGATTTTAAACTGCATCTAAAGAACTTCAATACCGCTAAAAACGAATTTTATAAAAGTTTAAAGAATTCTCAGCAGGCCAATTTAGAGCAAAAACTAAAACTCATACAAACCGCGAAAGACAACAGCACTTCCGAAGACTGGGATGTTACAGTGCCACTCTTTAAAAAACTACAGGAAGACTGGAAGAAAGTTGGCCACGTACCAAAGAACATGACCAACAGGGTGTGGGATGAGTTTCGGGATGCCTGCAATACGTTTTTCAACAACTACCGCGAAAAAAACAATACCAGTGGCGATAACTGGAAAGAAAACTACAAGCAGAAAAAAGCGCTGCTTGATGAACTTAAAGAAATCACCAACGAAGAAGGCAGCGTAGAACGCATCGAACAGATCAAAAACAACTGGAACAGCATCGGGAAAGTACCGCGCGAAAAACTCAGCATCAATACTGAGTTCAACAAAACGCTCCGTGAAAAACTGAAGCTGAACAAAATCCATGAATACGACCTGAAAGAAGAAGGCCTCTCTGAAAATCAGCTTACCGATAAAGCAAGGAAGATCAAAAACCAGATTGCGGATATCGAAGCAGAAATCGTAAAAATGGAGAACAACCTCGGCTTCTTCACCAATCCTACCCGCGAAAACCCACTGTTGAAGGAGACTTACGAAAAAATAGACGAGAAGAAGGCACAGCTTGAAAGTATGAGGCAGAGTCTGCACAACATACTGGTTGGCGAAAACCAGTAG
- the ribD gene encoding bifunctional diaminohydroxyphosphoribosylaminopyrimidine deaminase/5-amino-6-(5-phosphoribosylamino)uracil reductase RibD, giving the protein MTDELYMTRCLELAKMAHGNCYPNPMVGSIIVHNGIIIGEGYHQKAGCGHAEINAINSVENPALLPESTMYVTLEPCAHYGKTPPCAEKLAEIGFKKVVIGAMDSHEKVNGKGKQILENAGIEVKTGVLETACREINKRFFTFHQKKRPYIILKWAQSADGFMDQDYKPVQIGNELTKQFVHQLRCQEHAILVGANTALHDNPSLTTREIEGRNPIRILIDPGLKVPDDFKIYNDEAPTLVLNTKTEAEVSGNKFLKVCKEHLLEDCMKILHAQQIQSVLVEGGSFTLQNFINAGLWDEAYIIKNENLLLHNGTKAPVSQAAPSETAVFRDNIIEYYKNT; this is encoded by the coding sequence ATGACAGACGAATTATACATGACACGCTGCCTGGAACTGGCAAAAATGGCACATGGCAATTGCTATCCCAATCCCATGGTGGGCAGTATTATTGTACACAACGGAATCATCATCGGTGAAGGATACCACCAAAAAGCAGGATGTGGCCACGCAGAAATCAATGCCATAAATTCAGTTGAAAACCCAGCGCTTTTACCCGAATCTACCATGTATGTCACTTTAGAGCCGTGCGCACATTACGGCAAAACCCCGCCATGCGCTGAAAAACTCGCGGAGATTGGTTTCAAAAAAGTAGTGATTGGCGCTATGGATAGTCACGAAAAAGTGAATGGTAAAGGAAAACAGATCCTCGAGAACGCAGGCATCGAAGTCAAGACTGGCGTGCTAGAAACCGCGTGCCGCGAGATCAATAAAAGATTTTTCACGTTCCACCAAAAGAAAAGGCCCTATATTATCTTAAAATGGGCACAGTCGGCAGATGGTTTCATGGATCAGGACTACAAACCTGTGCAGATAGGCAACGAACTCACCAAACAATTCGTCCACCAACTCCGCTGCCAAGAACACGCTATCTTGGTCGGCGCAAACACAGCCCTGCACGACAACCCAAGCCTTACTACACGCGAAATCGAAGGGCGCAATCCCATCAGAATCCTAATTGATCCGGGACTTAAAGTGCCCGATGACTTTAAAATTTACAATGACGAAGCACCAACCCTGGTACTCAATACGAAAACAGAAGCAGAAGTGAGCGGAAATAAATTTCTGAAGGTCTGCAAAGAACATTTATTGGAAGACTGCATGAAAATCCTGCATGCGCAACAAATACAGTCGGTGCTAGTGGAAGGAGGCAGTTTTACGCTGCAAAACTTCATTAACGCGGGCCTGTGGGATGAAGCCTACATAATTAAAAATGAAAACCTTTTGCTTCACAACGGTACCAAGGCTCCGGTTTCTCAGGCGGCACCTTCTGAAACCGCTGTATTTCGCGATAATATCATTGAATATTACAAAAATACCTGA
- a CDS encoding IMPACT family protein, with protein MDFSFKTIKSSVENVLLREKGSKFIGFVFPVRDEGEIKSALQKIHAEHPKATHHCYAFRLGLRGEQYRANDDGEPTGSAGLPIYNQLLAHDITNILLIVVRYYGGTKLGVSGLVKTYKETAKLTLEASEIIIKELESQLEISFSFEKQNQIFTLLNKFDAKISDFISHDQCTITASVKTALKENISEQLSEMQNIEYSFSD; from the coding sequence TTGGACTTTTCATTCAAAACCATAAAATCCTCTGTAGAAAATGTACTGCTTCGTGAAAAAGGCAGTAAGTTTATAGGATTTGTATTTCCTGTTCGTGATGAGGGTGAGATAAAATCAGCCCTTCAGAAAATACATGCCGAACATCCGAAAGCCACTCATCACTGTTATGCTTTCCGCCTAGGACTGCGCGGCGAGCAGTATCGCGCAAACGATGACGGCGAACCAACCGGCAGCGCAGGACTGCCAATCTATAATCAACTTCTCGCACATGACATCACCAATATCCTCCTTATTGTCGTAAGATATTACGGTGGTACAAAACTGGGGGTTTCAGGATTGGTGAAAACTTATAAGGAAACCGCAAAGCTAACTTTAGAAGCCTCCGAAATTATCATAAAAGAACTTGAAAGTCAACTTGAAATCAGTTTCAGTTTTGAAAAGCAAAACCAAATATTCACTCTGTTAAATAAATTTGACGCGAAAATCAGCGATTTCATCAGTCACGACCAATGTACCATAACCGCTTCTGTAAAAACAGCGTTAAAAGAAAACATCTCGGAACAATTGTCCGAGATGCAAAATATTGAATATTCCTTTTCTGATTAA
- a CDS encoding zinc metallopeptidase codes for MTGYYVIIGISMLVSWLVSSRLKSKFEYYSQVHLRNGMSGKEVAEKMLRDNNIHDVKVISVPGQLTDHYNPMDKTVNLSEGVYMQRNAAAAAVAAHECGHAVQHAVGYSMLQLRSKLVPLVNISSNLMQFVLIAGIMLMAATQTIENPNGNTTVLGVGVLMFAVTTLFAFVTLPVEYDASNRAMKWLKETGTVTAEEYVGVQDSLKWAARTYLVAALGSLAQLLYWASMLMGRRD; via the coding sequence ATGACAGGTTATTATGTAATTATTGGGATCTCGATGCTGGTGAGCTGGCTTGTTTCATCAAGATTGAAATCGAAATTCGAATATTATTCACAAGTTCACCTCAGAAACGGGATGTCTGGCAAAGAGGTGGCAGAAAAAATGCTACGCGACAACAATATTCATGATGTAAAAGTAATTTCAGTCCCCGGGCAGTTGACCGATCACTATAATCCTATGGATAAGACGGTGAATCTTTCCGAGGGAGTTTATATGCAGCGTAACGCAGCGGCGGCGGCAGTGGCCGCGCATGAATGTGGACATGCTGTGCAACATGCGGTGGGATATTCAATGCTGCAACTTCGTTCGAAACTTGTACCGCTTGTAAACATCAGTTCAAATTTAATGCAATTCGTACTGATCGCGGGGATCATGCTGATGGCTGCGACACAAACCATCGAAAACCCAAATGGTAATACCACCGTGCTTGGGGTAGGCGTACTGATGTTTGCTGTTACAACACTTTTTGCCTTCGTGACATTGCCGGTGGAGTATGACGCCAGTAACCGCGCCATGAAATGGCTGAAGGAAACCGGGACGGTGACCGCAGAAGAATATGTAGGCGTGCAGGATAGTCTGAAATGGGCCGCAAGAACTTATTTAGTGGCAGCATTGGGCTCTCTGGCACAATTGCTTTACTGGGCATCCATGCTAATGGGACGCAGAGATTAA
- a CDS encoding GNAT family N-acetyltransferase, translating into MSEVTVIEVKTKDDLQRFIRFPMELYKNNKNYVPALINEEKNTWDPKENPALDYSEAKQYLALKKGKVAGRIAVIINHKEAQELGINKVRFGWLDFIDDIEVSKMLINTAVAFAKQNNIKKIEGPMGFTNLDKSGMLTMGFDKLATMIGLYNHAYYPQHLERLGLVKEKEWVEFEMEFPTVLPEKVDRFSNLIAEKYKLRVIHFKSKKEILPLVEPMFKLLDQTYSALSTYTPISDEQIKTYREKYFPYIDKNYVICVEDENHELIAFAVTMPSYSHALQKAKGKLWPFGWWHFLQAGRRNERANFYLIGIHPEYQRRGVTAIIFKEIFIRFRKMGIKFAETNPELEENKSVQLLWQDYNPVNHKRRRTYSLEV; encoded by the coding sequence ATGTCGGAAGTTACAGTAATTGAGGTAAAAACCAAAGACGATCTACAGCGTTTCATCCGTTTTCCGATGGAACTTTACAAAAATAACAAAAATTATGTTCCGGCCTTAATCAACGAAGAAAAAAACACGTGGGATCCTAAGGAAAACCCGGCGCTGGACTACTCAGAAGCCAAACAGTATCTGGCCCTTAAAAAGGGTAAAGTGGCGGGCAGAATCGCCGTCATCATCAACCATAAGGAAGCTCAGGAACTGGGGATCAACAAAGTACGTTTCGGTTGGCTCGACTTCATTGATGATATAGAAGTTTCAAAGATGCTTATCAATACCGCGGTGGCCTTCGCAAAACAAAATAACATCAAAAAAATTGAAGGTCCGATGGGTTTTACCAACCTCGACAAAAGTGGCATGCTGACCATGGGGTTTGACAAATTGGCCACGATGATCGGGCTTTACAATCACGCCTATTATCCGCAACACCTCGAACGGCTGGGCCTTGTAAAGGAAAAGGAATGGGTAGAGTTCGAGATGGAATTCCCCACGGTTCTGCCGGAAAAAGTGGACCGTTTCAGCAACCTGATCGCAGAGAAATACAAACTGCGCGTCATTCATTTCAAAAGTAAGAAAGAAATCTTGCCGCTGGTGGAACCGATGTTTAAACTGCTTGACCAAACCTACAGCGCACTCTCTACTTACACCCCAATCTCCGATGAACAGATAAAAACCTACCGAGAAAAGTATTTTCCGTACATCGATAAAAATTATGTGATTTGTGTGGAAGATGAAAACCATGAGCTTATTGCTTTTGCTGTTACCATGCCTTCCTACTCGCACGCTTTGCAAAAAGCCAAAGGCAAGCTGTGGCCCTTTGGTTGGTGGCATTTCCTACAGGCCGGCCGCCGGAATGAGCGTGCCAACTTCTACCTAATTGGTATTCACCCAGAATATCAGCGGCGCGGCGTTACCGCCATCATCTTTAAGGAGATTTTCATCAGGTTCAGAAAAATGGGTATAAAATTTGCCGAAACCAACCCGGAGCTGGAAGAGAACAAGAGCGTACAACTGCTGTGGCAGGACTACAATCCTGTCAACCATAAACGTCGCCGTACCTATTCACTGGAAGTCTAA